Proteins from a genomic interval of Sphingobacterium sp. SYP-B4668:
- the pdxA gene encoding 4-hydroxythreonine-4-phosphate dehydrogenase PdxA, which translates to MREKLKIGISIGDVNGIGLEVIIKSLMDSRILEFFTPIVYGNTKVASFHRKAIGINDFSFNVVNEPDQANPKRANMINCWQEDVKITLGEENEIGGKYAFLSLEKAVEDLNAGKIDALVTAPINKHNIQQEGFNFPGHTEYLQSKCGTDDVLMFMVSDELRVGVVTGHIPVNEIAAKISVDSILHKLRMMHNSLKTDFWIQKPKIAVLGLNPHAGDNGLIGTEDRDIIRPAIEKANEEGIFCFGPYPADGFFAGDTYTQFDAVLAMYHDQGLIPFKHIASRTGVNFTAGLPIVRTSPDHGTGYDIAGKNLASHDSFLEAIFTACHIVQRRREQAELTANPLAFRKLSKDRD; encoded by the coding sequence ATGCGTGAAAAACTAAAAATTGGTATTTCTATAGGAGATGTGAATGGAATAGGTCTAGAAGTGATTATTAAATCCTTGATGGACAGTCGTATTCTAGAGTTTTTTACGCCTATTGTTTACGGAAATACTAAAGTAGCTTCCTTTCATAGAAAGGCAATCGGTATTAATGATTTTAGTTTCAACGTGGTAAATGAACCCGATCAAGCCAATCCCAAGCGTGCCAATATGATCAATTGTTGGCAGGAGGATGTAAAGATTACCTTGGGTGAGGAGAATGAGATAGGAGGAAAATATGCTTTTCTATCTTTAGAAAAGGCTGTTGAAGATTTAAATGCCGGCAAAATAGATGCTTTAGTAACAGCACCTATCAACAAACATAATATTCAGCAAGAAGGTTTCAACTTTCCTGGACATACGGAGTATCTGCAATCAAAATGCGGTACAGATGATGTATTGATGTTTATGGTCAGTGACGAATTACGGGTAGGGGTTGTCACCGGACATATTCCTGTCAATGAGATTGCGGCTAAGATATCAGTAGATAGTATTCTGCATAAATTGAGGATGATGCACAACAGCCTAAAGACGGATTTTTGGATTCAAAAGCCAAAAATTGCCGTGCTGGGACTTAATCCGCATGCTGGTGATAATGGCCTCATTGGGACGGAAGATAGAGATATCATAAGACCTGCGATAGAAAAAGCAAATGAAGAAGGCATTTTCTGCTTTGGCCCCTATCCTGCAGACGGTTTCTTTGCTGGCGATACTTATACACAATTTGACGCCGTGCTAGCAATGTATCATGATCAGGGACTTATTCCATTTAAGCATATTGCATCCCGCACAGGGGTCAATTTTACAGCCGGACTTCCCATTGTGAGGACGTCACCCGACCACGGTACTGGCTATGACATCGCCGGTAAGAATTTGGCTTCCCATGATTCGTTTCTGGAAGCTATCTTCACAGCCTGTCATATTGTACAAAGGCGACGGGAACAAGCTGAATTGACGGCCAATCCTCTGGCTTTCCGTAAATTAAGTAAAGATCGCGATTAA
- the rsmA gene encoding 16S rRNA (adenine(1518)-N(6)/adenine(1519)-N(6))-dimethyltransferase RsmA: MSTVRAKKHLGQHFLNDKNAAQKIVDALNPQLGFDKVLEVGPGMGVLSDFLLQNTTYQTYMIDVDAESVEFLADKYPQLGDRLIHGDFLALDFSAHFGPKVAVIGNFPYNISSQILFKILDERNRVVQMTGMFQKEVAERCTAKPGSKEYGILSVFLQAYYDVKYLFTVKAGAFSPPPKVLSGVINMVRNDREKLDCDEKLFWRVVKAGFNQRRKTLRNSLSGVVTKENMSDNPLYELRAERLSVADFVTLTNEISSTY, encoded by the coding sequence ATGAGTACGGTTAGAGCAAAGAAACATTTAGGGCAACACTTTTTAAACGACAAAAATGCAGCACAAAAGATTGTGGATGCATTGAATCCGCAACTTGGATTTGACAAAGTACTAGAAGTAGGTCCTGGAATGGGCGTCCTATCTGATTTCTTACTCCAAAATACGACCTATCAAACGTATATGATTGATGTAGATGCCGAATCTGTAGAATTTTTAGCAGACAAATATCCACAATTGGGCGACCGGCTTATCCATGGAGATTTCCTAGCCTTGGACTTCTCTGCCCATTTTGGACCAAAGGTAGCCGTCATTGGGAACTTTCCGTATAATATATCTTCCCAAATCCTGTTTAAGATACTGGACGAACGAAATCGTGTCGTACAGATGACAGGTATGTTTCAAAAAGAAGTTGCCGAGCGTTGTACAGCAAAACCGGGAAGCAAAGAATATGGGATATTGAGTGTCTTCTTACAGGCTTATTACGACGTCAAATATTTATTTACGGTCAAAGCCGGAGCATTCAGTCCACCTCCGAAAGTCCTTTCTGGCGTAATCAACATGGTCAGAAACGATCGAGAGAAGTTGGACTGCGACGAAAAATTGTTCTGGCGTGTGGTCAAAGCCGGCTTTAACCAAAGACGTAAAACGTTGCGCAACTCTCTTTCTGGAGTGGTCACAAAAGAGAACATGTCAGACAATCCCCTATACGAACTGCGGGCTGAGCGTCTTTCTGTTGCTGATTTCGTCACGTTAACAAACGAAATATCATCCACATATTAA
- a CDS encoding FAD-dependent monooxygenase, which yields MQRFAIIGGGIAGLTTAIGLSQIGIQADIYEAATELKGIGAGFGLAANAMQALSTLGLQAEVLQLGHLLPDYNILDQRGDVLISPDTARLSRQYRQSNFAIHRADLHQFLLSKIPSTQLHLGKRAIRLKQNANGSTVTFEDGSSIDAEYFIIADGVKSSLRQQLDPTSTPRYSGYTCWRGTLDNTHIQLKKGTETWGARGRFGMTPLANNCIYWYACVNTEANSTVHKNWSIHDLYLHFAAYHASIPEIILSTQEERLIWNDIIDIKPLKKFAFGSILLIGDAAHATTPNMGQGACQALEDAAVLVDELKKEKNIQMAFLNFEKRRLKRTRYITETSWMIGKVAQWENPFLVKTRNILMKNLPNRLQQYKLNKLLNVDFMSINNTR from the coding sequence ATGCAGCGCTTCGCAATCATAGGAGGAGGGATAGCGGGACTGACCACCGCAATTGGTTTGAGCCAAATAGGCATCCAAGCAGATATTTACGAAGCAGCGACAGAACTTAAAGGGATTGGTGCTGGCTTTGGCTTGGCGGCAAACGCTATGCAGGCACTTTCCACTCTTGGATTGCAAGCGGAGGTACTGCAATTGGGACACCTACTGCCCGACTACAATATTTTGGACCAGAGGGGCGATGTTTTGATTTCGCCAGATACAGCTCGCCTGAGTAGACAGTACCGTCAAAGCAATTTTGCGATACATCGTGCCGATCTCCATCAATTTCTATTGTCCAAAATCCCCAGCACCCAATTACATCTTGGCAAGCGGGCGATTAGATTGAAGCAAAATGCAAATGGCAGCACCGTCACTTTTGAAGATGGGAGTAGTATTGATGCCGAGTACTTCATTATCGCCGATGGCGTGAAATCTTCACTACGTCAACAGTTAGACCCTACATCAACTCCACGCTACTCAGGATATACTTGTTGGCGAGGCACGCTGGATAACACTCACATCCAATTGAAGAAAGGAACCGAGACATGGGGGGCAAGAGGGCGCTTTGGGATGACACCTTTGGCAAACAACTGTATATACTGGTATGCCTGCGTTAATACGGAAGCCAATAGTACTGTTCACAAAAATTGGAGCATACATGACCTATATCTCCATTTTGCAGCATATCATGCTTCTATTCCAGAGATTATCCTTTCGACCCAAGAAGAGCGCTTGATTTGGAATGACATAATAGATATCAAACCATTGAAGAAATTCGCCTTTGGTTCCATCCTTCTCATCGGGGATGCCGCGCATGCGACTACTCCCAACATGGGGCAAGGAGCTTGTCAAGCATTAGAAGATGCAGCTGTATTGGTTGATGAGCTCAAAAAGGAGAAAAATATCCAAATGGCATTCCTCAATTTTGAAAAAAGACGATTAAAGAGAACCAGGTACATTACCGAAACCTCTTGGATGATAGGAAAGGTTGCACAATGGGAAAACCCTTTCCTTGTAAAAACCCGTAATATCCTGATGAAAAATCTCCCTAACAGACTACAGCAATACAAACTTAATAAGCTGTTGAATGTTGATTTTATGAGCATAAACAATACAAGATGA
- a CDS encoding NAD(P)-dependent oxidoreductase: MNVHKILIVDDVDEILLHKLANNGIAFDYYPDMDRVGAEKVISGYTGLVIRSKFQVDQPFMELAPQLAFIARAGAGMDNIDDVYAAQQHIMLINAPEGNRDAVGEHMIGMLLSLMNNLNRGHLQIQNGRWWREENRGYELKGRTVALIGYGNNGQAMAKKLSGFEVNVIAYDKYKTGFSDQYAREVSMEEVVKQADILSFHIPLTRETRGMIDEEYLFHFRKPIFFLMGARGGIVDVPAVLKGLDTGRVIGAAFDVLPVEKFPPLAEQSWYSDLINRDNVLLSPHVAGWTFESYIKLSEVVADKIIDYLKESDGTPYEHKL, encoded by the coding sequence ATGAACGTACATAAGATATTGATTGTCGACGACGTAGACGAGATATTACTGCACAAACTTGCGAACAATGGAATAGCATTTGATTACTATCCAGATATGGACCGCGTTGGAGCCGAAAAGGTAATAAGTGGTTACACGGGCCTGGTTATTCGGTCTAAATTTCAAGTCGACCAACCTTTTATGGAATTGGCTCCCCAACTCGCTTTCATTGCTCGAGCTGGGGCTGGCATGGACAATATTGATGATGTCTATGCTGCTCAGCAGCATATCATGCTTATCAATGCACCGGAGGGAAATCGCGACGCTGTCGGAGAACATATGATTGGCATGCTGCTCAGTCTAATGAACAACCTCAATCGGGGTCATCTTCAGATTCAAAATGGTCGATGGTGGAGAGAAGAAAATAGAGGTTACGAACTGAAAGGTCGTACAGTAGCACTTATTGGATACGGGAACAACGGACAAGCGATGGCTAAAAAGCTATCTGGATTTGAGGTCAACGTAATCGCATATGATAAATATAAGACTGGGTTTTCAGACCAATACGCGCGCGAGGTATCGATGGAGGAAGTCGTCAAGCAGGCAGATATCCTTTCTTTTCACATCCCGCTGACCAGAGAGACAAGAGGTATGATAGATGAGGAATACTTATTCCACTTTCGCAAACCGATTTTCTTTTTAATGGGCGCTCGTGGAGGAATAGTGGATGTCCCTGCTGTATTGAAAGGACTCGATACCGGAAGAGTTATCGGAGCGGCATTTGATGTATTACCCGTCGAAAAATTCCCACCTCTCGCCGAGCAAAGTTGGTATAGTGACTTAATCAATAGAGACAACGTGCTACTAAGCCCACACGTTGCAGGTTGGACATTCGAAAGCTACATCAAACTATCAGAAGTAGTTGCCGATAAAATCATCGACTATTTAAAAGAGAGCGACGGCACCCCATACGAGCACAAATTGTAG
- the acs gene encoding acetate--CoA ligase: protein MNLQIKSFEEYQDAYKKSVENPEEFWAGIAENFFWKRKWTNVLDWNFKEPKIKWFEGGKLNITENCLDRHIYNLGDKPAIIWEPNDPNEAHRILSYKQLLAKVEQFANVLKNNNIRKGDRVCIYLPMVPELVIAVLACARIGAIHNVVFGGFSAQSIADRINDAQCKLVVTSDGSFRGNKTIDLKNIVDDALLQCDTIEKVIVLTRTRTPVSMIKGRDVWWEDEIKKVETQGNPACPAEEMDAEDTLFILYTSGSTGKPKGIVHTTGGYMVYAGYTFTNTFQYQAGDVHFCTADIGWITGHSYIIYGPLSQGATSLMFEGVPTYPDAGRLWDIVAKHKVNILYTAPTAIRSLMAFGNDFVEGKDLSSIKTLGSVGEPINEEAWHWFDEKVGKGQAPIVDTWWQTENGGHLITPIAGITPTIPGYAMLPLPGVQPTLMDENGEEIKGNDVSGNLCIKFPWPGMLRTTWGDHERCRQTYFATYENMYFTGDGCYRSPEGYYKITGRVDDVLNVSGHRIGTAEVENAINMHSDVVESAIVGYPHAVKGQGIYAYVIANHHIDAESTRKDILQTITRLIGAIAKPDIIQFVPELPKTRSGKIMRRILRKIAEGEESNLGDTSTLQDPTIVETIVEGAREFKK, encoded by the coding sequence ATGAATCTACAGATTAAATCATTTGAAGAATATCAAGATGCCTACAAAAAGAGTGTAGAAAATCCTGAGGAATTCTGGGCGGGTATTGCCGAGAACTTTTTTTGGAAACGTAAGTGGACAAATGTCCTGGATTGGAATTTTAAAGAGCCGAAGATCAAATGGTTTGAGGGGGGGAAACTTAATATTACTGAGAATTGCTTAGATCGCCATATCTATAACCTTGGGGATAAACCAGCGATTATTTGGGAGCCTAACGACCCAAATGAGGCGCATCGTATCCTTTCATACAAGCAATTGCTTGCGAAAGTGGAACAATTCGCCAATGTATTAAAAAATAACAACATCCGTAAAGGGGATCGGGTTTGTATCTATTTGCCTATGGTTCCTGAGTTGGTCATCGCCGTATTGGCTTGTGCTCGTATTGGAGCTATCCACAACGTTGTATTCGGTGGATTTTCGGCTCAATCTATTGCCGACCGTATCAACGATGCCCAATGTAAGCTCGTCGTTACTTCTGATGGCAGTTTCCGTGGCAATAAGACCATTGACCTTAAGAATATAGTAGATGATGCCTTGTTACAGTGTGACACAATTGAAAAGGTAATCGTGCTTACACGTACACGCACGCCAGTATCTATGATTAAAGGCAGAGACGTATGGTGGGAGGATGAAATCAAAAAAGTAGAGACACAAGGCAACCCTGCTTGCCCTGCTGAAGAAATGGATGCAGAAGATACATTATTTATCCTCTATACGTCTGGCTCCACAGGCAAACCCAAAGGTATCGTACATACTACCGGAGGTTACATGGTATATGCGGGTTACACGTTCACAAATACTTTCCAATATCAAGCTGGAGATGTACATTTCTGTACTGCCGACATCGGTTGGATCACCGGGCATAGTTACATTATCTATGGACCGCTATCCCAAGGAGCCACTTCTTTAATGTTTGAAGGAGTTCCGACTTATCCGGATGCAGGTCGCTTGTGGGATATCGTAGCCAAACACAAGGTGAATATCCTATACACAGCTCCTACGGCTATTCGTTCATTAATGGCTTTTGGAAATGATTTTGTAGAGGGGAAAGATTTGTCTTCGATCAAAACACTAGGTTCTGTTGGAGAGCCAATCAATGAAGAGGCTTGGCATTGGTTTGACGAAAAAGTAGGCAAAGGTCAAGCGCCAATCGTCGATACATGGTGGCAGACGGAGAACGGTGGTCATCTCATCACTCCAATTGCAGGTATTACACCGACTATCCCGGGATACGCCATGCTCCCACTTCCAGGTGTACAGCCTACATTAATGGATGAGAATGGGGAAGAAATAAAAGGCAATGATGTCTCTGGAAATCTTTGTATTAAATTTCCTTGGCCTGGTATGCTCCGTACAACATGGGGTGACCATGAGAGATGTAGACAGACTTATTTTGCAACCTACGAAAACATGTATTTCACCGGTGATGGTTGCTACCGCAGTCCCGAAGGGTATTACAAAATTACAGGACGTGTCGATGATGTATTAAACGTATCGGGCCACCGTATAGGTACAGCCGAGGTAGAAAATGCAATCAATATGCACTCTGACGTAGTAGAATCTGCAATCGTAGGATACCCACATGCCGTGAAAGGACAAGGAATATATGCGTATGTCATTGCCAACCACCATATCGATGCGGAAAGTACGCGTAAGGATATCTTACAGACCATCACCCGGCTGATAGGTGCGATTGCAAAACCGGATATCATCCAATTCGTACCTGAACTACCCAAGACAAGATCTGGGAAGATTATGCGCCGTATCCTGCGTAAGATAGCTGAGGGCGAAGAATCCAACTTAGGCGATACATCTACCCTACAAGACCCGACAATTGTGGAAACGATTGTGGAAGGTGCTAGGGAGTTTAAAAAATAG
- a CDS encoding putative monovalent cation/H+ antiporter subunit A, whose product MLFAVLSGLITSSLIVPFGRLLRTKWGFILAFLPFFLFLYFLQYTPAINAGYTIYQHIPWVPSLGIDFQFRLDGLSLLFSFLITGIGTAIFIYARSYMKDYVNMDRFFGFLCLFMAAMLGLVLSDNIFLLFIFWELTSISSFFLIGFNNENKDSRKSALTALSITGLGGFFLLAGLVLMGNIAGTYSISELVDQHATLIQHPLYPLILGLVFIGALTKSAQFPFHFWLPGAMKAPTPVSAYLHSATMVKAGIYLLARFFPILGGTDLWTYPLLIIGGITMLYGAIHALFRVDMKSVLAYSTISALGVLTFLIGLGTEESIIAASVFLLVHALYKATLFLITGIIDHETGTRDITVLRGLRQVLLPVAIAGLLASLSSAGLPLTLGFIGKDLIYEATLHFKDNLALFLTVAAVVTNIGLVAAGFMAGIRPFAGTLPSSFEKIHLPDKAMWIPPLVLAILGLLFGIYPQWIGEHLTQASAVGIWGSKIDVHLKLWHGFNTVLLLSIITLALGTILFFINKPNIKKLQTIERLKAISPEYLFTSIGKAFVSFSAKYTHTLHNGYLRSYHLKIILFAEALLAYKLFLSGPVYIDYDKLSPISIYEVGIVLILIGALYLVVTTSSRLTAVVSTSVVGYSICLMFVFYSAPDLAMTQFTIDTLSTVLFVLVLYKLPPFLNYVSPKIFFRDAIVALSFGCLLSLIALRVLHEPVDTVVSDFYGANAYLLAKGKNVVNIILVDYRGMDTMFETVVLAIAALGVYSLLKLRLKSSEKE is encoded by the coding sequence ATGCTATTTGCCGTTTTATCAGGACTTATAACATCGAGCCTTATTGTTCCATTTGGTAGATTATTAAGGACCAAATGGGGTTTTATTCTCGCATTTTTACCGTTTTTCCTATTTCTATACTTTCTACAGTATACGCCTGCAATAAATGCAGGATACACTATTTATCAGCACATTCCGTGGGTACCCTCTCTTGGCATTGACTTTCAATTTCGCTTGGATGGGCTATCGCTGCTCTTTTCTTTTTTGATTACAGGCATAGGGACTGCTATCTTTATCTATGCGCGTTCGTATATGAAAGACTATGTCAATATGGATCGATTTTTCGGCTTCCTATGTCTATTCATGGCGGCGATGCTAGGCTTGGTACTTTCAGACAACATCTTTTTACTTTTTATTTTTTGGGAACTCACCAGTATTAGTTCTTTCTTTCTAATTGGGTTTAATAATGAAAATAAAGACTCCCGCAAAAGTGCATTGACAGCATTGAGTATAACCGGCTTAGGAGGTTTCTTTTTATTGGCAGGCTTGGTATTAATGGGAAATATAGCAGGGACTTACAGCATCTCTGAACTGGTCGATCAACACGCGACGCTTATCCAGCATCCGCTATACCCTTTGATATTGGGATTAGTTTTCATAGGAGCACTGACCAAATCCGCACAGTTCCCGTTCCACTTCTGGTTGCCTGGAGCAATGAAAGCACCGACACCTGTCTCCGCTTATCTGCATTCAGCTACCATGGTCAAAGCAGGAATTTATCTCTTGGCACGCTTTTTCCCAATTCTTGGGGGGACCGACCTGTGGACTTATCCTTTGTTGATTATCGGGGGGATTACCATGCTCTATGGAGCTATCCATGCGCTATTTCGCGTCGATATGAAAAGCGTCTTGGCCTACTCTACTATTTCGGCATTGGGCGTCCTCACCTTCCTTATTGGATTAGGAACGGAAGAGTCTATTATTGCAGCCTCCGTTTTCCTACTTGTGCATGCACTCTATAAAGCGACTTTATTTTTGATTACAGGCATTATAGACCATGAGACAGGTACGCGCGATATAACTGTACTCCGAGGCTTACGCCAAGTGCTGCTTCCTGTAGCTATTGCAGGGCTTTTGGCATCTCTATCCAGCGCGGGATTGCCCCTTACCCTTGGTTTCATCGGAAAGGATTTGATTTATGAAGCTACTCTACATTTCAAGGACAATCTTGCATTGTTCTTAACTGTAGCCGCCGTAGTGACCAACATCGGTCTGGTTGCTGCTGGATTCATGGCCGGAATTAGGCCATTCGCCGGTACTTTACCCTCTTCATTCGAAAAAATACATCTGCCCGATAAAGCAATGTGGATTCCACCTCTTGTGCTAGCAATCCTGGGGTTGCTCTTCGGTATTTATCCGCAATGGATCGGAGAGCACTTGACCCAAGCTTCGGCTGTAGGTATATGGGGTTCAAAAATAGATGTTCATCTCAAATTATGGCATGGATTCAATACCGTATTGCTTTTAAGTATCATCACGCTAGCCTTAGGAACTATCTTGTTCTTCATCAATAAACCAAACATCAAGAAACTCCAAACGATTGAGCGACTGAAGGCAATCTCGCCTGAATACCTATTCACGTCAATCGGTAAGGCATTCGTCTCTTTTTCGGCCAAATATACCCACACCCTACACAATGGTTATTTGCGGTCTTATCACCTAAAGATCATTCTGTTTGCCGAAGCTCTTTTGGCCTATAAATTATTTTTGAGTGGTCCCGTCTATATTGATTATGATAAGTTATCACCCATCAGTATATATGAGGTCGGGATCGTACTGATCCTTATAGGAGCTTTGTATCTTGTCGTTACGACATCGTCACGACTTACTGCTGTAGTTTCCACCAGTGTTGTTGGATACTCCATATGCTTGATGTTTGTCTTCTACAGTGCTCCAGACCTTGCCATGACCCAGTTTACGATCGACACACTATCGACCGTCCTGTTTGTCTTGGTCCTATACAAGCTTCCTCCTTTTCTGAACTATGTCAGTCCCAAAATATTTTTTAGGGATGCCATCGTCGCACTAAGTTTTGGATGCCTGTTGTCATTGATTGCACTACGTGTACTTCATGAACCTGTAGATACCGTAGTGAGCGATTTTTATGGTGCAAATGCATACCTACTCGCTAAAGGTAAGAATGTTGTGAATATCATTCTGGTGGATTATCGAGGTATGGACACGATGTTTGAGACTGTTGTATTGGCAATTGCAGCCTTAGGCGTCTACAGCCTACTGAAATTGAGGTTAAAATCTTCAGAAAAAGAATAA
- a CDS encoding Na+/H+ antiporter subunit B, with the protein MKSTILQTAAGYLLPILLLFSVFLLLRGHYYPGGGFVGGLIASIAFVLHSFAYGTEQTMKVLRYKPISLIPIGLSLSFLSMIAPLALGKPPMTGLWVEQKIPVIGMIGSALFFDIGVYLVVIGVVLTILFTIALNTD; encoded by the coding sequence ATGAAAAGTACCATTTTACAAACAGCAGCAGGATATCTGCTTCCCATCCTTCTCCTCTTTTCGGTGTTCTTGCTATTGAGAGGACACTATTATCCCGGAGGTGGCTTTGTTGGCGGGTTGATTGCCTCCATTGCCTTTGTACTCCATAGCTTTGCCTATGGTACCGAGCAGACCATGAAAGTACTTCGGTACAAACCCATATCGTTGATTCCAATTGGCCTTTCCCTCAGCTTTCTCAGCATGATTGCACCATTAGCATTGGGCAAACCACCCATGACTGGTTTATGGGTCGAACAAAAGATACCCGTCATCGGCATGATTGGTTCGGCACTTTTTTTTGATATTGGCGTCTACCTGGTCGTCATCGGTGTTGTATTGACCATTTTGTTTACCATAGCCCTAAATACCGACTAA
- a CDS encoding Na+/H+ antiporter subunit C, whose protein sequence is MELILVVVIGLLYAAGIYMILRRSMVKLLLGIMLLGNGTNILIFLLGNITKGKPPVIGADFSVFKDIYADPIPQALILTAIVISFGLTAFAIVLLKRVYALINTDDLDDLNTPEEEDL, encoded by the coding sequence ATGGAATTGATTCTGGTTGTAGTGATAGGGCTTCTATATGCTGCGGGGATTTATATGATCCTGCGACGTAGTATGGTCAAGCTCCTGCTTGGGATTATGTTGCTAGGTAACGGTACCAACATCTTGATTTTTCTATTGGGCAATATTACAAAGGGCAAGCCACCCGTCATTGGTGCCGATTTCAGTGTTTTCAAGGATATCTATGCAGACCCTATTCCACAAGCTCTTATTTTGACCGCTATCGTCATCAGTTTTGGTTTAACGGCATTTGCTATTGTCCTACTAAAAAGGGTATATGCATTGATCAACACCGATGATTTAGATGATTTGAACACTCCAGAAGAAGAAGATTTATGA
- a CDS encoding proton-conducting transporter transmembrane domain-containing protein, which yields MIDNYILSPIFIHLLTAIVQLMFWRRTTTQRVISILGSFLGLSAAIKLFAKVYDGPILTMNAGNWDAPFGIVFVADMLSTTLVLLTSIACLAVSIFSATGISRQRIRYGYFPIFHFLILGLHGAFLTGDIFNLYVYFEVIIISSFVLMTLGGRQAQLEGAVKYMAMNILASTFFLTGIGILYGITGSLNMADLALKIPNVKDQTLVGITSSFFIIGFGIKSAVFPLYFWLPSSYHTPPSAVAATFGGLLTKVGIYAMFRVFSLIFIPSPFTKTLLMTLAILTILTGAFGALTKTNIRRLFSYLIVCHIGFMVGGLAMFSKLAITGAVFYLIHDIIVKTNMFLIAGLIRQLRGSLDMLKIGGLYKDYPKISLLIGLVLFSLVGIPPLSGFWPKIFLIQDAFTLHQYAFIGAVIIGSFITLYVIAKMWSEVFWKNPKDSDDIEDKFMPLPLYRKILLVSPIVLLATTTLYIGLNAEAIVRVSDKIATEMLDTSAYIKAVLGK from the coding sequence ATGATTGACAATTACATACTGAGCCCTATTTTTATCCATTTATTGACTGCCATTGTGCAGTTGATGTTTTGGCGACGCACCACCACTCAGCGGGTCATTAGTATCCTGGGAAGCTTTTTGGGATTGTCAGCAGCCATCAAGTTGTTTGCAAAAGTATATGACGGCCCTATCCTCACGATGAATGCTGGAAATTGGGACGCTCCATTTGGGATTGTATTTGTTGCCGATATGCTGAGCACGACATTGGTTCTCTTGACCTCGATAGCTTGCTTGGCCGTGTCCATATTTTCGGCTACCGGCATTAGCAGGCAGCGTATACGTTATGGATATTTCCCTATATTCCATTTTTTGATACTTGGCCTTCATGGTGCGTTTCTGACAGGCGACATTTTCAATCTCTACGTTTACTTTGAGGTCATCATCATTTCCTCTTTCGTATTGATGACGCTAGGTGGGCGGCAGGCGCAGTTGGAGGGTGCGGTCAAATATATGGCCATGAATATCTTGGCGTCTACTTTTTTCTTGACAGGAATCGGTATTTTGTATGGCATCACGGGGTCGCTCAATATGGCGGACCTGGCATTAAAAATTCCAAACGTCAAGGACCAGACCCTAGTCGGAATTACTTCGTCATTCTTTATCATTGGATTTGGCATCAAATCGGCGGTGTTCCCGCTATATTTCTGGCTTCCTTCATCCTACCACACCCCACCATCGGCAGTAGCAGCTACATTTGGGGGCCTACTCACCAAGGTAGGTATATATGCCATGTTCAGAGTATTTAGTCTCATCTTTATCCCTAGTCCCTTTACGAAGACGTTGCTCATGACACTTGCCATACTCACCATCCTGACCGGCGCTTTCGGTGCCCTTACCAAGACCAATATCCGACGATTATTTTCGTACCTTATTGTGTGCCATATTGGTTTTATGGTTGGTGGATTGGCCATGTTCAGCAAATTGGCGATTACAGGAGCCGTATTTTACCTGATACACGACATCATAGTGAAGACCAATATGTTCCTTATTGCAGGACTTATCCGACAGCTACGGGGATCGTTGGATATGCTGAAGATCGGGGGACTTTATAAAGACTATCCCAAGATTTCTCTATTGATTGGCCTCGTACTTTTCTCGTTGGTGGGGATTCCGCCATTGTCTGGTTTCTGGCCAAAGATATTTTTGATTCAAGATGCATTCACGCTCCATCAATATGCCTTTATAGGAGCTGTGATTATTGGAAGTTTTATTACCCTGTACGTCATTGCCAAAATGTGGTCGGAAGTCTTCTGGAAGAACCCAAAAGATAGCGACGATATCGAAGACAAATTCATGCCTTTGCCGCTTTATAGAAAAATTCTGCTGGTGAGCCCTATCGTACTATTGGCTACGACAACACTTTATATCGGTCTGAATGCAGAAGCAATCGTCAGAGTGTCGGATAAGATTGCGACAGAGATGTTGGATACGAGTGCCTATATAAAAGCTGTATTGGGAAAATAG